A genomic stretch from Neomonachus schauinslandi chromosome 16, ASM220157v2, whole genome shotgun sequence includes:
- the LOC110592993 gene encoding 40S ribosomal protein S3a-like gives MFNIRNIGGANIGKTSVTRTQGTKITSDGLKGHVFEMSLADLQNDVVAFRKFKLITEDVQGKNCLTNFHGMDLTHDKMCSMVKKWQTMIEAHVDVKTTDGYLLHQFCVGFTKKSNNQIWKTSYAQHQQVCQIQKKMMEIMTQEVQTNDLKEVVNKLIPDSIGKDIEKVCQSIYPFHDIFIRKVKMLKKPKFELGKLMELHGEGSSSGKATGDETHAKVERAD, from the exons ATGTTCAATATAAGAAATATTGGGGGGGC aaatattgggaAAACATCAGTCACAAGAACTCAAGGAACCAAAATCACATCTGATGGCCTCAAGGGTCATGTTTTTGAAATGAGCCTTGCTGATCTGCAGAATGATGTAGTTGCATTTAGAAAATTCAAGCTAATTACTGAGGATGTTCAGGGCAAAAACTGCCTGACTAATTTCCATGGCATGGATCTTACCCATGACAAAATGTGCTCCATGGTCAAAAAATGGCAGACCATGATTGAAGCTCATGTTGATGTCAAGACTACCGACGGTTATTTGCTTCATCAGTTTTGTGTTGGTTTTACTAAAAAAAGCAATAATCAGATTTGGAAGACCTCTTACGCTCAGCACCAACAGGTCTGTCAAATTCAGAAAAAGATGATGGAAATCATGACCCAAGAGGTGCAGACAAATGACTTGAAAGAAGTGGTCAATAAATTGATTCCAGACAGCATTggaaaagatatagaaaaagtTTGTCAGTCTATTTATCCATTCCATGATATCTtcattagaaaagtaaaaatgctgaAGAAGCCCAAGTTTGAATTGGGAAAGCTCATGGAGCTTCATGGTGAAGGCAGTAGTTCTGGAAAAGCTACCGGGGATGAGACCCATGCTAAAGTTGAACGAGCTGATTGA